Proteins from one Malaya genurostris strain Urasoe2022 chromosome 2, Malgen_1.1, whole genome shotgun sequence genomic window:
- the LOC131432845 gene encoding uncharacterized protein LOC131432845: MSSGSVASAGKRPQNDDNSPGGEGASCGACRRVDTSRMVQCDECDVWFHYDCVDVDDHIGDRDWSCNRCMRKSLEKQQRILREQFEHFEQRMKQWQQGQQNPPRQIEEQQEHAQRQKQPELQQRMHEQFDQSQIGKLQLQQQNLPSEMATGVPQISLGAIPKQQQQVQCMDNVESTRQGRAKPLANSTVNNESEKACSKSSKHSTKRRELQLKALAARQALEKKQLEERLELEREMLETSDSESESAASFSKISEWIETTDNIGKNLGKSNQDTPLPVYSELLRKSVAPTKPINLHGDWGPIRPSNIRFGAGHFPFPYIASQQEGESYVPDSRNIAQPRVATSASRPNPAIYRPQAQRQLSNDQLPLNSGHLAARQTVKDLPKFGGDPEDWPRFIAAYERTSRMCAFRNDELLDRLERSLQDKALCTVKSLLLHPDNVPVIMNRLKTLFGNPELIVETMVRRIRMMPPPKADKMETIVDFGVAVQNLCATIQVCQMDERLYNVALLQELVDSLPSALKMKWAFYRKEIRTATLLEFNEWLGEMVETLSQVIRPTVWTKPQKAEQKTERRVRKEEVYLHTHTTHSSDQVDRKGCLACGNECSSLDKCGSFLKMSPSARWALVNVKKVCRKCLNKHFKTCERKVPCGVQGCAFLHHRLLHNDSKHNKPSISHSTQAASINAHHSSLERTFLKYISVTVHGKGSSISTYAFLDAGSTSTLMEHSLWEELNLDGERAPLCISWTGGQGRYEDDSVVFSVEVTGERTPGLRFNLQDVHTVRSLDLPSQSMSATELAEHFGYLSDIPIESYADVKPRILLGVDNSRLEYPLDSREGSENQPTAVLTRLGWVVYGPCSMSGRPKPTDVSYSYHICQCDGLHSAVKNYFSIDGLGIQLTGKPLMSKDDERAIQLLQTKTLFKNGRYETGLLWRYDEVRLPESKAMALRRHECLSKRMAREPQLAKALQEKILDYRTKGYIRMLTTEEEAVHKGRSWYLPIFPVVNPNKPGKLRIVWDAAAKVGNLSLNSFLLKGPDQVTPLQQVLQRFREHRTAVSGDIREMFHQVRINPNDQHCQRFLWNDGVSGSVPSTYVMEVMTFGASCSPSSAQYVKNLNAERFKDEYPEAVEAIGEGTYVDDMLYSVETEDEAVKLAQDVRNIHAKGGFEIRGWLSNSKKVLDAMGEQRIEQKDLNKTGELATEKVLGMWWDTTNDTFTFKIPKRCEQRLLFGEQVPTKREVLRVLMSVYDPLGLLANVMMFLKVLLQEIWRSCIGWDEPITDQQFVQWKTWLGVLHTVEQVSIPRCYRMITSCSSKTNDTQLHVFVDASEKGYAAVAYFRFEEKKSIECAFVTAKTRVAPLKYVSIPRLELQAAVIGTRLANSVCETHKVPVRKRFLWTDSRDVLCWLRSDHRKYSKFVGARVGEILESTEQSEWLWVPTKENVADEGTKWQKIPDLSPSSRWFKGPAFLWQQQRDWPVQPANHGVATNEIIASVNVHATCEPVISFVRYSNWRKLLRVTAYVLRFVRNVRARVKQHTQSTGALEQPELLEAECCIYRQVQLDAFSEEVSLLKCTDDITRQNIIQLPKSSSLYKLSPFLDTHGVLRMRGRTAGCQFINDNAGHTILLPKDHPVTSLIIQYVHERYHHLNHETTVNELRQKYRIAKLRTICNKVRRSCQYCKNSRARPQPPVMADLPPARLAAYTRPFSYAGIDYFGPMQVVVGRRTEKRWGVLITCLVIRAIHIELAHSLNTSSCVMALRNFMARRGTPLELYSDRGTNFVGANRELTEAVQNLNQNQLMKEFVTPDTKWTFLPPSSPHMGGCWERMVQSVKKVLNNMQLPRTPTDEVLRNFLLEAENIVNSRPLTYVPVEDSESEALTPNHFLLGSSGGTKPLVPYDDSLATLKNSWKASQIYANIFWKRWLREYLPTISRRTKWHYPVKPIQVGDVVLVVDPDLPRNSWPLGRVIDVNKRNGQVRSATVQTRFNIYERPAVKLAVLDVGASESTQGHRACVLGGNVTQSANAPPLPTNRIRDARPLSQSGLVEKRQKEKKKKKRKRKNQ; this comes from the coding sequence ATGTCAAGTGGTAGCGTAGCGAGTGCTGGGAAACGTCCCCAGAATGATGATAATTCTCCTGGTGGGGAGGGGGCGAGTTGTGGAGCGTGTCGCCGTGTCGATACTAGTCGAATGGTGCAGTGTGACGAATGTGACGTGTGGTTTCACTATGATTGTGTAGACGTAGACGACCATATCGGGGATCGTGACTGGAGCTGTAATAGATGCATGAGGAAATCTCTGGAGAAGCAGCAGCGTATATTGAGAGAGCAGTTCGAACATTTTGAACAGCGAATGAAGCAGTGGCAACAAGGGCAACAGAATCCCCCAAGGCAGATAGAGGAACAGCAGGAGCATGCACAGCGGCAGAAGCAGCCGGAGCTGCAGCAGCGGATGCATGAGCAGTTCGATCAGTCGCAGATAGGGAAGTTGCAGTTGCAACAGCAGAATTTGCCGTCAGAAATGGCAACGGGAGTACCTCAAATATCGCTTGGTGCTATTCCGAAGCAACAGCAGCAAGTCCAGTGTATGGATAATGTCGAGTCGACGAGACAAGGTCGTGCGAAACCGTTGGCGAACTCTACCGTCAACAACGAAAGTGAGAAAGCATGCTCAAAGTCGTCAAAGCATTCTACGAAGCGACGAGAATTGCAACTGAAGGCCCTGGCGGCGAGACAAGCGTTGGAGAAAAAGCAGCTAGAAGAGCGGCTGGAATTGGAACGCGAGATGTTGGAGACTAGTGACTCCGAGTCGGAATCAGCCGCGAGTTTCAGTAAAATCAGCGAATGGATAGAGACGACCGACAATATCGGAAAGAATCTTGGAAAATCGAACCAGGATACTCCACTGCCGGTTTACAGCGAACTTCTACGGAAATCGGTGGCACCTACAAAGCCGATCAATCTTCATGGCGATTGGGGTCCAATCAGGCCATCTAATATACGGTTTGGAGCTGGTCACTTCCCGTTTCCGTATATCGCATCGCAACAAGAGGGCGAGAGCTACGTTCCAGATAGCAGAAACATCGCACAACCCCGAGTGGCTACGTCGGCTTCGCGGCCAAATCCGGCCATCTATCGTCCACAGGCACAACGGCAACTAAGCAACGATCAGTTACCGCTTAACAGCGGCCACCTAGCGGCCAGACAAACGGTAAAGGACTTGCCAAAGTTCGGAGGAGATCCGGAAGATTGGCCTAGATTCATTGCAGCCTACGAGCGAACTTCCAGAATGTGCGCCTTTCGGAATGATGAGCTGCTCGATCGGCTGGAAAGAAGTCTGCAAGACAAGGCACTCTGCACTGTCAAAAGCCTACTGCTGCATCCCGATAACGTTCCAGTGATCATGAACAGGCTGAAAACTCTCTTCGGGAATCCAGAATTGATAGTAGAGACCATGGTTCGGCGGATTCGCATGATGCCACCGCCGAAAGCAGATAAGATGGAGACGATTGTCGACTTCGGTGTTGCAGTTCAGAACCTGTGCGCAACTATCCAGGTGTGCCAGATGGATGAACGGTTATATAATGTCGCACTTCTTCAGGAGCTTGTTGACAGTCTGCCGTCGGCATTGAAAATGAAATGGGCCTTCTATCGGAAGGAGATTAGAACTGCTACTCTGTTAGAGTTCAATGAATGGCTGGGTGAGATGGTAGAAACCCTGAGTCAGGTGATAAGGCCCACTGTATGGACCAAGCCACAGAAAGCTGAGCAGAAAACGGAGCGGAGGGTGCGAAAGGAAGAAGTATATCTTCACACGCATACAACGCATTCGTCGGATCAAGTAGATCGCAAAGGATGTTTGGCTTGCGGAAACGAGTGCAGTTCTCTCGACAAGTGCGGCAGTTTTCTCAAGATGTCTCCAAGTGCACGATGGGCGTTAGTGAACGTGAAGAAGGTTTGTCGCAAGTGTTTGAACAAGCACTTCAAAACCTGCGAAAGGAAAGTTCCCTGCGGTGTTCAGGGATGTGCCTTTCTACATCACCGGCTGTTGCATAACGACAGCAAACATAATAAGCCGTCAATTAGCCATTCTACACAAGCTGCTTCGATTAATGCGCACCACAGTTCACTGGAACGCACGTTTTTGAAGTATATTAGCGTTACAGTTCACGGAAAAGGGAGCTCGATTTCTACCTACGCCTTCCTCGATGCGGGATCGACTTCTACACTTATGGAGCATAGCCTATGGGAGGAACTAAACCTTGACGGTGAAAGAGCTCCGCTGTGTATTTCGTGGACTGGCGGACAAGGAAGATATGAAGATGATTCGGTAGTATTTTCGGTGGAGGTTACCGGTGAACGAACTCCAGGATTACGCTTCAATCTTCAAGATGTACATACCGTGCGAAGTCTGGATCTTCCATCACAGTCAATGTCAGCAACAGAGTTAGCCGAGCATTTCGGATATCTCTCAGATATTCCAATTGAGTCGTACGCCGATGTGAAACCTCGAATTCTGCTAGGAGTTGACAACTCCAGACTAGAGTATCCACTCGACTCTAGAGAAGGTAGCGAAAATCAGCCAACGGCGGTGTTGACCCGACTAGGATGGGTAGTCTACGGTCCGTGCTCGATGTCTGGACGACCAAAACCGACGGACGTTTCATACAGTTACCATATCTGCCAATGCGATGGGTTACACTCAGCCGTCAAGAACTACTTTTCAATTGACGGTCTCGGTATTCAACTCACCGGGAAGCCACTGATGTCGAAGGACGATGAACGTGCGATTCAGCTGTTGCAGACCAAGACATTGTTCAAGAACGGAAGGTATGAAACCGGTCTACTATGGCGATACGACGAAGTCCGGCTTCCAGAAAGCAAAGCCATGGCCTTAAGACGGCACGAATGTTTGAGCAAACGAATGGCTCGAGAACCACAGCTCGCGAAAGCCCTGCAGGAGAAAATTCTCGATTATCGGACAAAGGGATATATCCGAATGCTAACGACAGAGGAGGAAGCAGTACACAAGGGGCGCTCGTGGTACCTTCCGATCTTTCCGGTAGTAAACCCTAACAAACCTGGTAAGCTGCGAATAGTTTGGGACGCTGCCGCGAAAGTAGGGAACCTCTCCCTCAATTCGTTTCTGCTCAAAGGTCCCGACCAAGTTACACCTCTTCAACAAGTTCTGCAGCGGTTTCGCGAACATCGTACTGCAGTCTCGGGAGACATACGGGAGATGTTCCACCAAGTACGGATCAACCCCAACGATCAGCATTGCCAGCGCTTCCTGTGGAATGATGGTGTATCCGGGAGTGTTCCATCGACCTACGTGATGGAGGTAATGACATTTGGTGCAAGCTGCTCGCCAAGCAGCGCACAGTATGTCAAGAACCTTAACGCAGAACGATTCAAAGATGAATATCCGGAAGCAGTCGAGGCGATAGGCGAAGGGACGTATGTCGATGATATGCTGTACAGCGTCGAAACTGAAGATGAAGCGGTGAAACTTGCGCAGGATGTACGAAACATACACGCGAAGGGTGGCTTCGAGATCCGAGGATGGTTGTCCAATTCGAAGAAGGTGCTAGATGCCATGGGTGAGCAGAGGATTGAACAAAAGGATCTAAACAAAACCGGAGAGCTAGCAACCGAGAAAGTCCTGGGAATGTGGTGGGATACAACCAACGATACCTTCACATTCAAGATACCTAAGCGATGCGAGCAGAGACTGCTATTCGGGGAGCAAGTTCCTACGAAAAGGGAAGTACTTCGAGTCCTAATGTCGGTGTATGATCCACTTGGACTCCTGGCAAACGTGATGATGTTTCTCAAAGTTCTTCTGCAAGAGATTTGGCGATCATGCATAGGATGGGACGAACCGATAACCGATCAGCAATTCGTACAATGGAAAACGTGGCTTGGCGTGTTGCATACCGTGGAACAAGTCTCCATCCCGCGATGCTATCGAATGATAACCAGCTGCTCAAGCAAAACCAACGATACTCAGCTGCACGTGTTTGTCGACGCCAGCGAAAAGGGCTACGCAGCAGTCGCCTATTTCcggttcgaagaaaaaaaatctattgaaTGCGCCTTCGTTACGGCGAAAACTCGTGTCGCTCCCCTAAAGTACGTCTCGATTCCTCGGCTGGAGCTTCAAGCTGCCGTGATCGGAACCCGCCTGGCAAATTCAGTTTGCGAAACTCATAAGGTTCCCGTACGGAAACGGTTCCTGTGGACCGATTCGAGGGACGTGCTCTGCTGGCTACGTTCGGATCACAGGAAGTACAGCAAATTCGTCGGTGCTAGAGTAGGTGAAATCCTGGAAAGCACGGAACAGTCAGAGTGGCTATGGGTTCCAACAAAGGAGAATGTGGCTGATGAGGGCACAAAGTGGCAGAAGATCCCTGATCTCTCTCCATCAAGTCGATGGTTTAAGGGTCCAGCATTTTTGTGGCAGCAGCAGAGGGACTGGCCAGTTCAACCGGCAAATCACGGCGTCGCTACGAACGAAATAATCGCTTCGGTCAACGTCCACGCAACTTGCGAACCTGTCATCAGCTTTGTCAGATATTCCAACTGGCGGAAACTCCTACGGGTCACTGCCTATGTGCTACGATTTGTGCGCAACGTTCGAGCTAGGGTAAAGCAGCATACACAATCTACGGGAGCCCTCGAGCAACCGGAGCTGTTAGAAGCGGAATGTTGCATTTATCGTCAGGTTCAACTCGATGCATTCAGTGAGGAAGTATCACTGTTAAAGTGTACTGACGATATAACAAGGCAGAACATAATCCAGCTGCCCAAAAGCAGCTCGCTCTACAAACTTTCTCCGTTCCTTGACACACATGGGGTGCTTCGAATGCGGGGACGTACTGCCGGATGTCAGTTTATCAATGATAACGCTGGGCATACTATCCTGTTGCCAAAGGATCATCCGGTTACCTCCCTTATCATACAGTACGTTCACGAGCGCTACCATCATCTCAACCACGAAACTACAGTTAACGAACTGCGTCAAAAGTATCGCATTGCAAAGCTGAGGACCATCTGCAACAAAGTTCGCCGTTCATGCCAGTACTGCAAGAACTCCAGAGCCCGACCTCAGCCGCCTGTTATGGCCGATCTTCCGCCTGCTCGCCTAGCCGCTTATACGCGACCATTTTCCTACGCAGGCATCGACTACTTTGGACCGATGCAAGTTGTTGTGGGTAGACGGACTGAGAAGAGATGGGGTGTGCTAATCACCTGTCTGGTGATACGCGCTATCCACATAGAACTCGCGCACTCACTAAACACCAGTTCCTGTGTTATGGCCCTACGGAACTTCATGGCCAGAAGAGGTACTCCCTTAGAATTATACAGCGATAGGGGGACGAATTTTGTCGGAGCCAATCGGGAACTCACCGAAGCGGTTCAGAATCTGAACCAGAATCAGCTCATGAAAGAATTCGTAACACCGGATACCAAGTGGACTTTTCTTCCTCCAAGTAGTCCTCACATGGGAGGATGTTGGGAGAGAATGGTGCAATCCGTTAAGAAGGTGTTGAACAACATGCAGCTTCCAAGAACCCCTACCGATGAAGTTCTCCGTAATTTCCTGCTAGAAGCTGAAAACATCGTAAACTCTCGCCCCCTCACCTACGTTCCTGTCGAAGATTCCGAAAGTGAAGCACTGACGCCCAACCACTTTTTATTGGGCTCTTCCGGTGGCACAAAACCCTTGGTGCCTTATGATGATAGCCTcgccacgcttaaaaatagttggaAAGCTTCCCAGATCTACGCGAATATCTTCTGGAAACGGTGGTTACGCGAATATCTGCCGACAATCAGCCGACGAACGAAATGGCACTATCCAGTGAAACCCATCCAGGTCGGCGATGTCGTCCTAGTCGTGGACCCGGACTTACCTAGAAACTCGTGGCCATTGGGACGGGTGATAGACGTAAATAAAAGGAACGGGCAAGTACGTAGTGCAACAGTACAAACGCGATTCAACATCTACGAACGTCCAGCGGTCAAGCTTGCGGTTCTGGACGTCGGCGCATCGGAAAGTACTCAGGGACATCGAGCCTGTGTACTGGGGGGGAATGTTACGCAATCTGCGAACGCACCTCCGCTACCAACGAACCGCATACGGGACGCACGACCACTATCACAAAGCGGGTTGGTAGAGAAacgtcaaaaagaaaaaaaaaaaaaaaaaaggaagagaAAGAATCAGTGA